A genomic stretch from Desulfovibrio sp. TomC includes:
- a CDS encoding methyl-accepting chemotaxis protein gives MNVVARSLGIKVLLLVSGLTILAFAGLFLANSYWQRQGAVAQIDRAAKRSSDMLRMAIEEPMRLGKNAETKSQFAKVAAAHQDIRVFLTDFKANVTYATDSAAVRQDMARVTSDPSVAELVKKALAEDFHGGEILSWAGVPSFVAVNSVRNEPDCHHCHGVSKPILGAMVVVQDVAPEMARLTADQYKAAGLSLGGLAALLTTLLLFMKFAVVSRVKKIAALSAEIAKGALDLTFDDPGQDEIAALAGNLSAMVGTIKDQLEYNRGVLNGVIIPIFVADKERRFEFVNTPLTNILGKSAKEMLGKPVTDSFLREDGRSGCAAVLSTGECSSGFTRFTRSDGRLFPLHYEISPLKNAAGAVVGVIGVLIDLTQEERDKDHIKAQREKLLAVADEVTAVAQELSSASDVLSARMEELTSGVANTAQETERVATAMEQMNATVLEVAKNAGDTARASETATKEAEAGGREVEQTVRETRLVSQRTADLAASLGELEVRAQNIGQVLSVIGDIADQTNLLALNAAIEAARAGEAGRGFAVVADEVRKLAEKTMTATAEVASAVGEIQDSTRQVVTGMGETKTRVERTADMAEGSGAVLGRIVGQATRIADMVRNIATASEEQSATSEEVSGSVAHINELSKDLTGRIAEAGERIHEVRTMANHLAKLVEQFREE, from the coding sequence ATGAATGTGGTTGCGCGTTCGCTTGGGATCAAGGTGCTGCTGCTTGTTTCGGGGCTGACCATACTGGCCTTTGCCGGACTGTTTCTGGCCAATTCGTATTGGCAACGCCAGGGGGCGGTGGCCCAGATCGACCGGGCGGCCAAACGCTCAAGCGACATGCTGCGCATGGCCATTGAGGAACCCATGCGGCTTGGCAAAAACGCCGAGACCAAATCCCAGTTTGCCAAGGTTGCCGCCGCCCACCAGGACATCCGGGTGTTCCTGACCGATTTCAAGGCCAACGTGACCTATGCCACCGACAGCGCCGCCGTGCGCCAGGACATGGCCCGCGTGACGTCGGACCCGTCCGTGGCCGAGTTGGTCAAAAAGGCCCTGGCCGAGGACTTCCACGGCGGCGAGATCCTGTCCTGGGCCGGGGTGCCGTCGTTTGTGGCCGTCAATTCGGTGCGCAATGAACCCGACTGCCACCACTGCCACGGCGTGTCCAAGCCCATCCTTGGAGCCATGGTGGTGGTCCAGGACGTTGCCCCGGAAATGGCCCGGCTGACTGCGGACCAATACAAGGCCGCCGGGTTGTCGCTTGGCGGACTGGCGGCGCTGTTGACCACCCTGCTCCTGTTTATGAAATTCGCCGTGGTCTCCCGGGTCAAGAAAATCGCCGCCCTGTCGGCCGAGATTGCCAAGGGGGCCCTCGACCTCACCTTTGACGATCCCGGCCAGGACGAAATCGCCGCCCTGGCCGGCAACCTCTCGGCCATGGTCGGCACCATCAAGGACCAGCTCGAATACAACCGGGGCGTTTTAAACGGCGTCATCATCCCCATCTTCGTGGCCGACAAAGAGCGGCGCTTCGAGTTTGTCAACACGCCGCTGACCAACATCCTCGGCAAATCCGCCAAGGAGATGCTCGGCAAACCGGTCACTGACAGCTTCCTGCGCGAGGACGGCCGTTCAGGCTGCGCCGCCGTGCTGTCCACCGGCGAGTGTTCCAGCGGCTTTACCCGTTTTACCCGCTCCGATGGCCGGCTCTTCCCGCTGCATTACGAAATCTCGCCGCTCAAAAACGCGGCCGGCGCGGTTGTGGGCGTCATCGGCGTCCTGATCGACCTCACCCAGGAGGAACGCGACAAGGACCACATCAAGGCCCAACGCGAAAAATTGCTGGCCGTGGCCGACGAGGTCACTGCCGTGGCCCAGGAGCTTTCCAGCGCTTCGGATGTCTTAAGCGCCCGCATGGAGGAACTGACCTCCGGCGTGGCCAACACCGCCCAGGAGACCGAGCGGGTGGCCACGGCCATGGAACAGATGAACGCCACGGTCCTGGAAGTGGCCAAAAATGCCGGCGACACGGCCCGGGCCTCGGAAACGGCCACCAAGGAAGCCGAAGCCGGGGGACGGGAGGTCGAACAGACCGTCCGGGAAACCCGGCTGGTGTCGCAGCGCACCGCCGATCTGGCCGCTTCCCTGGGCGAGCTTGAGGTGCGGGCGCAAAACATCGGACAGGTGCTCTCGGTGATTGGCGACATCGCCGACCAGACCAATCTCCTGGCCCTCAATGCCGCCATCGAGGCGGCTCGGGCCGGCGAGGCCGGACGCGGCTTTGCCGTGGTGGCCGACGAAGTCCGCAAACTGGCCGAAAAAACCATGACCGCCACGGCCGAAGTGGCCTCGGCTGTCGGCGAGATCCAGGACAGCACCCGGCAGGTGGTCACCGGCATGGGCGAAACCAAGACCCGGGTGGAACGGACGGCGGATATGGCCGAGGGATCGGGAGCGGTGCTCGGACGCATCGTCGGCCAAGCCACCCGCATTGCCGACATGGTGCGCAACATCGCCACTGCCTCGGAAGAGCAGTCCGCCACCAGCGAGGAAGTCTCCGGCAGCGTGGCCCACATCAATGAACTCTCCAAGGACCTGACCGGGCGTATTGCCGAAGCCGGGGAACGCATTCACGAAGTGCGCACCATGGCCAATCATCTGGCCAAACTCGTGGAGCAGTTCCGGGAAGAGTAA
- a CDS encoding cytochrome c family protein, translating to MVRWRAWCQALLTVGLCACPIGFATAQPPAAAGTTASYVGSKACMDCHPKEYESFTRYSKKAHSSQSIKIMAPKLSAEELNGCFACHTTGYGQPGGFVSFEKTPELADAGCEVCHGPGSAHADAGGDATLIRAKLAMSMCESCHNAERVRTFNFKPMLFAGAH from the coding sequence ATGGTCCGTTGGCGTGCTTGGTGCCAGGCATTGCTCACGGTGGGTCTTTGTGCCTGCCCCATCGGATTTGCAACCGCACAGCCCCCTGCCGCGGCCGGGACGACGGCCTCCTATGTCGGCTCCAAAGCCTGTATGGACTGTCACCCCAAGGAATACGAGTCGTTTACCAGGTATTCCAAAAAAGCCCACTCCTCCCAGTCCATCAAGATCATGGCTCCCAAGCTTTCGGCCGAGGAACTCAACGGCTGTTTCGCCTGCCACACCACCGGCTACGGCCAGCCCGGCGGCTTCGTCAGCTTTGAAAAAACCCCGGAACTGGCCGACGCCGGCTGCGAGGTCTGCCACGGCCCGGGCTCCGCCCATGCCGACGCCGGCGGCGACGCCACGCTCATTCGTGCGAAACTGGCCATGTCCATGTGCGAGAGCTGCCACAACGCCGAACGGGTCCGGACCTTTAATTTCAAGCCCATGCTCTTTGCCGGGGCGCACTGA